In one Actinomycetota bacterium genomic region, the following are encoded:
- a CDS encoding fibronectin type III domain-containing protein, with protein MRRRAWFVLLSVLALVPIAIGVAGAGTGPVRLEAAKVIVEVNQTDGDAGLQIFLDGDAWRQISVFRPDGQKIAEFATAGPVNDYGLTELFSESSEPPFTEFPLSQFKTLFPEGEYTFTGTTIEGQDVVGSATLTHDIPNGPNLVAPEDGARLDASNVVIRWREGAQPQGVQIDAYQVVVTRERPLRVMEVDLPGNVHRLTVPSEFLEPNTKYKFEVLAIDAGGNQTLTERSFVAR; from the coding sequence ATGAGACGACGCGCTTGGTTCGTGCTGCTCTCCGTTCTCGCGCTGGTCCCGATCGCGATCGGCGTCGCGGGCGCCGGCACCGGACCGGTGCGCCTCGAGGCCGCGAAGGTGATCGTCGAGGTCAACCAGACCGACGGTGACGCCGGTCTGCAGATCTTCCTCGACGGAGATGCCTGGAGGCAGATCTCCGTGTTCCGACCGGACGGCCAGAAGATCGCCGAGTTCGCGACGGCCGGGCCGGTGAACGACTACGGCCTCACCGAGCTGTTCTCCGAGAGCAGCGAACCGCCGTTCACCGAGTTCCCCCTCAGTCAGTTCAAGACGCTCTTCCCCGAAGGTGAGTACACATTCACCGGCACGACGATCGAGGGACAAGATGTCGTGGGGAGCGCAACGCTGACCCACGACATCCCGAACGGCCCGAACCTGGTCGCGCCGGAGGACGGCGCTCGGCTCGATGCGAGCAACGTGGTGATTCGGTGGCGCGAGGGCGCGCAGCCCCAGGGAGTCCAGATCGACGCGTACCAGGTCGTCGTGACCCGCGAGCGACCGCTCCGGGTCATGGAGGTCGACCTTCCCGGAAACGTTCACCGGTTGACCGTGCCGAGCGAGTTCCTCGAGCCGAACACCAAGTACAAGTTCGAGGTGCTCGCGATCGACGCCGGAGGGAATCAGACGCTGACCGAGCGTTCGTTCGTCGCGCGGTAG
- a CDS encoding PepSY domain-containing protein, giving the protein MNRRRKLIVGGIVALAVIGGGTGIAIATGLGDDEPLTGSTLEQATAAALEHTGGGTVIESEAGDGGAAYGVEIRLDDGSVVEVALDENFNVIGQESDDDGANEHEDEGAADDD; this is encoded by the coding sequence ATGAACAGGAGGAGGAAGTTGATCGTCGGAGGCATCGTCGCCCTCGCCGTGATCGGTGGCGGCACGGGTATCGCGATCGCCACGGGACTCGGCGACGACGAGCCGCTCACCGGCTCGACGCTCGAGCAGGCGACGGCCGCGGCGCTCGAGCACACGGGGGGTGGCACCGTCATCGAGTCCGAAGCTGGGGACGGCGGCGCCGCGTACGGCGTCGAGATTCGACTGGATGACGGCAGCGTCGTCGAAGTCGCGCTGGACGAGAACTTCAACGTGATCGGCCAGGAGTCGGACGACGACGGCGCGAACGAGCACGAGGACGAGGGCGCCGCGGACGACGACTAG
- a CDS encoding ATP-binding protein has product MGLRIRTRLTLASAGLVAVILVAAGVFVYVQFEADLRETVDLGLRSRADALLSSGDPSLSSAGLIEADEAFAQILSADGDVLESTPGVAAAIRAGEVRVARFEDTSARTVEEVVPARVLLVPLDDGRVLLVGASVEDQEEALARLAALLLIGGPAALALVVIVVWLIVGAALRPVEAMRSEAAAISASEPDRRLPVGQTDDELARLGRTLNEMLERLQRALERERRFVDDASHELRTPLANLKAELDLSIRRARTPDELEVALRSAAEETDRLVRLAEDLLVLARAKGGKLPVRREQVDAAALVRDIVATFEGRASERGVTLDDEAEDGVRADVDPLRMRQAIGNLIDNALRHAPPGGRVSVALARANGELTISVSDSGPGFPPEFLADAFEPFTRDDAARSRSDGGTGLGLAIVRAIAEAHGGSAEARNTARGAEVVLRFPA; this is encoded by the coding sequence ATGGGCCTGCGCATCCGAACGCGCCTCACGCTCGCGTCGGCGGGTCTCGTTGCGGTGATCCTCGTCGCCGCCGGCGTGTTCGTGTACGTCCAGTTCGAGGCGGACCTTCGGGAGACGGTCGACCTGGGGCTTCGCTCTCGCGCCGACGCGCTGTTGTCCTCCGGTGACCCGTCGCTCTCGTCCGCAGGCCTGATCGAAGCCGACGAGGCGTTCGCCCAGATCCTCTCGGCGGACGGCGACGTCCTCGAGTCGACACCAGGCGTGGCAGCGGCGATCCGCGCTGGCGAGGTCCGCGTGGCGAGGTTCGAAGACACGAGCGCCCGCACCGTTGAGGAGGTCGTTCCCGCGCGCGTGCTGCTCGTCCCGCTCGACGACGGACGAGTGCTCCTTGTCGGAGCGTCGGTGGAAGATCAGGAAGAGGCGCTCGCTCGTCTCGCCGCGCTCCTGCTGATCGGCGGCCCGGCGGCGCTCGCGCTCGTCGTCATCGTGGTGTGGCTGATCGTCGGCGCGGCGCTCCGGCCGGTCGAGGCCATGCGCTCCGAGGCCGCGGCGATCTCGGCATCCGAGCCCGATCGACGCCTGCCGGTCGGCCAGACCGACGACGAGCTCGCGCGCCTCGGTCGCACGCTCAACGAGATGCTCGAACGGTTGCAGCGCGCTCTGGAGCGCGAACGCCGTTTCGTCGACGACGCGAGTCACGAGCTCCGAACACCGCTGGCGAACCTGAAGGCCGAGCTCGACCTGTCCATTCGGCGCGCGCGAACGCCCGACGAGCTCGAGGTCGCGCTCCGAAGCGCCGCGGAGGAGACCGACCGGCTCGTTCGCCTCGCCGAGGACCTCCTCGTCCTGGCTCGCGCCAAGGGCGGGAAGCTTCCCGTTCGACGCGAGCAGGTCGATGCGGCGGCGCTCGTTCGAGACATCGTCGCCACGTTCGAGGGGCGCGCGTCCGAGCGCGGCGTCACGCTCGACGACGAGGCTGAGGACGGCGTGCGCGCGGACGTCGATCCCCTTCGGATGCGGCAGGCGATCGGCAACCTCATCGACAACGCGCTCCGGCACGCGCCGCCGGGTGGGCGCGTCTCGGTCGCGCTCGCGCGCGCGAACGGCGAACTGACGATCTCGGTGTCGGACAGCGGTCCGGGGTTCCCGCCGGAGTTTCTCGCCGATGCGTTCGAACCGTTCACGCGTGACGACGCCGCTCGGTCGCGCTCGGACGGCGGGACCGGCCTCGGTCTGGCCATCGTTCGGGCCATCGCCGAGGCCCACGGCGGGTCGGCGGAGGCGCGGAACACGGCGCGTGGCGCCGAGGTCGTCCTTCGCTTTCCGGCGTAG
- a CDS encoding response regulator transcription factor, with translation MRVLVIEDEVKMAGLLRRALEEEGYAVDVAANGADGVWLGTENEYDVVLLDLMLPDIDGFDVCRKLRKAGRWSPVIMLTARDAVADRVAGLDAGADDYLTKPFSIAELLARVRALVRRGAVERPTVLRAGDLTLDPTARSVRRGRKDIELTAKEFALLEYLMRHVGEVLSRSRLIEHVWDFAYEGDSNVVDVYMRYLRNKIDRPFKRDSIETVRGAGYRFRIDPRARN, from the coding sequence ATGCGCGTGCTCGTCATCGAGGACGAGGTGAAGATGGCCGGGCTCCTTCGGCGCGCCCTCGAGGAGGAGGGGTACGCCGTGGACGTGGCCGCAAACGGCGCGGACGGCGTGTGGCTCGGTACGGAGAACGAGTACGACGTGGTGTTGCTCGACCTGATGCTTCCGGACATCGACGGCTTCGACGTATGTCGCAAGCTTCGCAAGGCGGGACGGTGGAGCCCCGTGATCATGCTCACCGCGCGAGATGCCGTCGCCGACCGAGTCGCGGGTCTCGATGCCGGTGCGGACGACTACCTGACCAAGCCGTTCTCGATCGCCGAGCTCCTCGCGCGCGTTCGAGCGTTGGTACGGCGCGGCGCGGTCGAACGTCCCACGGTCCTTCGAGCGGGCGATCTCACGCTCGACCCGACCGCCAGATCCGTGCGGCGCGGCCGGAAGGACATCGAGCTCACGGCGAAGGAGTTCGCGCTCCTTGAGTACCTGATGCGGCACGTGGGCGAAGTGCTCAGCCGGAGCCGGTTGATCGAGCACGTGTGGGACTTCGCGTACGAGGGGGACTCGAACGTCGTCGACGTGTACATGCGGTACCTGAGGAATAAGATCGACCGACCGTTCAAGCGCGACTCGATCGAGACCGTTCGTGGCGCGGGCTACCGGTTCCGCATCGATCCCCGCGCGAGGAACTGA
- a CDS encoding carbohydrate kinase family protein, whose product MAERFDLFVLGDANPDLILGVTAAPSFGQVETIVEDAALVLGGSGAILACGAARLGLGVALAGVIGDDLFGAFVRRSIEDEGIDTRALRVDGNRPTGLSVILARPDDRAILTSTGTIADLRGSSIDIDLVESTRHVHVSSYFMQRSLQRDLPALFDTAHASGSTTSIDPNWDPDERWDSGLIELLDRTDVFFPNTAEARLITGIDDVEGAAKALAEHATVVAVKLGTDGGFAVDADGIVRSESVPSEVVDTIGAGDSFDAGFLAGRLLGWPLERCLRLAVVCGSISTRAAGGTAAQPTLNQAMGAM is encoded by the coding sequence GTGGCTGAGCGCTTCGATCTGTTTGTGCTCGGCGACGCGAATCCCGACCTGATCCTCGGAGTCACGGCGGCCCCTTCCTTCGGACAGGTCGAAACGATCGTCGAAGACGCTGCTCTGGTGCTCGGCGGTTCCGGAGCCATCTTGGCCTGCGGCGCCGCCCGGCTCGGGCTCGGGGTGGCACTCGCCGGCGTCATCGGCGACGACCTGTTCGGAGCGTTCGTTCGTCGATCGATCGAGGACGAGGGGATCGACACGCGAGCTCTTCGCGTGGACGGGAACCGGCCGACCGGTCTCTCGGTGATCCTGGCTCGCCCCGATGACCGCGCCATCCTGACCTCGACGGGCACCATCGCGGACCTCCGCGGGTCGAGCATCGACATCGATCTCGTCGAATCTACCCGGCACGTGCACGTCAGTTCGTACTTCATGCAGCGCTCCCTCCAACGTGACCTGCCGGCGCTGTTCGACACGGCACACGCCAGCGGCTCGACGACGTCGATCGACCCCAACTGGGACCCCGATGAGCGCTGGGACTCCGGCCTGATCGAGCTCCTCGATCGAACCGACGTCTTCTTCCCGAACACGGCCGAGGCGCGCCTGATTACGGGGATCGACGACGTGGAGGGGGCAGCCAAGGCACTGGCCGAACACGCGACAGTTGTTGCCGTGAAGCTGGGGACCGATGGCGGTTTCGCCGTCGACGCCGACGGTATCGTAAGGAGCGAGTCGGTCCCGTCGGAGGTCGTCGACACGATCGGTGCGGGCGACAGTTTCGACGCGGGGTTCCTCGCCGGCCGTCTGCTGGGGTGGCCGCTCGAGAGATGCCTGCGGCTCGCCGTAGTGTGCGGCTCCATCTCCACGAGGGCGGCTGGAGGAACCGCGGCTCAGCCGACGCTGAACCAAGCCATGGGGGCGATGTGA
- a CDS encoding alcohol dehydrogenase catalytic domain-containing protein, whose amino-acid sequence MEVQEVPEPAAGIGEVVIETAASAICGSDLHGFREASSRRIPPLIMGHETVGVIAAVGEGVDAARVGQRIVLKPILACRSCEPCRSGRTNLCRTGRLVGRDLTGGFAARFVVPAENAVEIEAHVPDDVATLTEPLANAVHVTSRAVVPDDDVLVIGAGPIGALMAWMAVDRGAARVFATDRVRARLERARAQGSIPLGTDDPEATLREATDGRGVDVVIDAVGVADTWASGLRAVRPGGRIETVGLGAPAGAVDYYAVIGKEATITGSFAWVDEDFARALSLIQDGALDTAGWFSGASFADGQRVFEDLVDGTDRFKVVLSP is encoded by the coding sequence ATGGAGGTCCAGGAGGTGCCCGAGCCGGCAGCCGGGATCGGCGAAGTCGTGATCGAGACGGCGGCCTCGGCGATCTGCGGGTCGGACCTGCACGGGTTCCGCGAGGCGAGTTCTCGACGGATCCCGCCGCTGATCATGGGACACGAGACGGTCGGCGTGATCGCCGCGGTGGGCGAAGGCGTCGACGCCGCGCGCGTCGGGCAGCGCATCGTCCTGAAACCCATCCTGGCGTGTCGCTCGTGCGAGCCGTGCCGCTCCGGACGGACGAATCTCTGCCGCACGGGCCGACTGGTGGGACGAGATCTGACCGGAGGGTTCGCCGCTCGGTTCGTCGTGCCCGCTGAGAACGCCGTCGAGATCGAGGCCCACGTGCCCGACGACGTCGCCACGCTCACGGAGCCGCTGGCGAACGCGGTCCACGTCACTTCCCGCGCCGTCGTGCCCGATGACGACGTGCTCGTGATCGGCGCCGGCCCGATCGGCGCACTCATGGCGTGGATGGCCGTCGACCGGGGTGCGGCCAGGGTCTTCGCGACGGATCGTGTTCGGGCCCGGCTGGAACGTGCTCGAGCGCAGGGTTCGATCCCGCTGGGGACGGACGATCCGGAGGCGACGCTGCGCGAGGCGACGGACGGCCGTGGCGTCGACGTGGTCATCGATGCGGTGGGGGTGGCGGATACGTGGGCATCCGGGCTCCGCGCGGTGCGACCTGGTGGACGGATCGAGACGGTGGGGCTCGGGGCACCGGCCGGCGCCGTCGACTACTACGCGGTGATCGGCAAGGAGGCGACGATCACGGGGTCCTTCGCGTGGGTGGACGAAGACTTCGCTCGCGCTCTCTCTTTGATCCAGGACGGCGCCCTCGATACGGCGGGGTGGTTCAGCGGGGCGAGCTTTGCCGATGGTCAGCGAGTGTTCGAGGATCTCGTCGACGGGACCGATCGGTTCAAGGTCGTGCTGTCGCCGTGA
- a CDS encoding MBL fold metallo-hydrolase: protein MSDRSPLDRLREVRPPEGALAFAWLGQAGFVVRSGGAVALIDPFLAPYDGRRYESSLLPERAEGVDVVLCTHEHVDHFDAASAPAIAKASPGATFVVPTPIVDMVTESGIGGDRVTGIQPGEVIEVAGFTIRAVPAMHGVTVDDAYGFGEELSGGLIRFVGYVVDAAGVRLYHAGDTIHYPGMEATLRELSLDLALLPINGRDPGREARGIVGNLSEREAAWLAGAIGAQAVVPMHYDLFARNRGYPSRLVESVQRDHPGTHVLVPARDRPFVWTSGKVA from the coding sequence GTGAGTGATCGTTCGCCGCTCGACCGGCTCCGCGAGGTTCGGCCACCCGAGGGCGCGCTGGCGTTCGCATGGCTCGGTCAGGCGGGATTCGTCGTGCGATCAGGCGGCGCCGTTGCGCTGATCGACCCGTTCCTGGCGCCGTACGACGGACGACGGTATGAGAGCTCGCTCTTGCCCGAGCGCGCCGAGGGTGTCGACGTCGTGCTCTGCACGCACGAGCACGTCGACCACTTCGATGCGGCGAGCGCACCCGCGATCGCCAAGGCCTCGCCCGGCGCGACGTTCGTCGTCCCGACGCCGATCGTCGACATGGTCACCGAGTCGGGGATCGGCGGCGACCGCGTGACCGGGATCCAGCCGGGCGAGGTCATCGAGGTCGCCGGATTCACGATCCGCGCGGTGCCCGCGATGCACGGGGTCACCGTGGATGACGCCTACGGGTTCGGCGAGGAGCTCTCGGGCGGGCTCATCCGGTTCGTCGGCTATGTCGTGGACGCGGCCGGGGTTCGGCTGTACCACGCCGGCGACACCATCCACTACCCCGGGATGGAGGCGACGCTTCGCGAGCTGTCGCTCGACCTTGCGTTGTTGCCGATCAACGGGCGAGACCCCGGTCGCGAAGCGCGAGGGATCGTGGGGAACCTGTCCGAGCGCGAGGCGGCGTGGCTCGCCGGCGCGATCGGTGCGCAGGCCGTCGTGCCCATGCACTACGACCTGTTCGCCCGCAATCGCGGCTATCCCTCCAGGCTCGTCGAGAGCGTCCAGCGCGACCATCCCGGCACGCACGTCCTGGTTCCCGCACGCGACAGGCCCTTCGTTTGGACCTCCGGGAAGGTCGCTTGA
- a CDS encoding SDR family oxidoreductase — MRGLEGKGVLVTGGSRGIGLAAVERFLQEDSRVFLCGIEPGEVDTVLADLRTTGIVDGIECDVSREEEVDRLVATAESFLGAIDVLLNNAGIAWREPFLQITPERWDRLLAINLRSQFLVARRVARSMVERGRGGAIVNMASTNALEGEAGYAHYNASKGAIAMLTRTMAIELGPYGIRVNALCPGKVATRLQADAEDAEYTARFERERIPLGRSGTPAEIAAAYAFLASDEASFVNGELLVVDGGQLAM, encoded by the coding sequence ATGCGGGGGCTGGAGGGCAAGGGTGTCCTGGTCACCGGCGGCAGCCGAGGGATCGGCCTGGCCGCGGTCGAGCGCTTCCTCCAAGAGGACTCACGAGTGTTCCTGTGCGGGATCGAGCCCGGTGAGGTGGATACCGTCCTCGCTGACCTGCGGACCACCGGGATCGTCGACGGCATCGAGTGTGACGTTTCCCGAGAAGAGGAGGTTGATCGGCTCGTCGCAACGGCGGAGAGCTTCCTCGGTGCGATCGACGTCCTCCTGAACAACGCGGGGATCGCGTGGAGGGAACCGTTCCTCCAGATCACGCCGGAGCGGTGGGATCGTCTTCTGGCCATCAACCTGCGTAGTCAGTTCCTGGTGGCGCGCCGGGTGGCTCGGTCGATGGTCGAGCGTGGGCGCGGCGGCGCGATCGTCAACATGGCGTCGACGAACGCGCTCGAAGGAGAGGCAGGGTACGCGCACTACAACGCGTCGAAAGGTGCGATCGCCATGCTGACGCGGACGATGGCGATCGAGCTCGGTCCGTATGGGATCCGCGTGAACGCGCTTTGCCCCGGCAAGGTAGCCACGCGCCTCCAAGCAGACGCGGAGGACGCGGAGTACACGGCGAGATTCGAACGCGAGCGGATCCCCCTCGGTCGTTCCGGTACGCCCGCCGAGATCGCGGCCGCATACGCGTTCCTCGCGTCCGACGAAGCGTCGTTCGTCAACGGGGAGCTGCTCGTCGTCGACGGTGGGCAGCTCGCGATGTGA
- the melA gene encoding alpha-galactosidase, whose amino-acid sequence MPENAPRIVIDGAGGWVFPVELSRDVLAFPGLSHASLVLYDIDPQAAERTRGFVQQMIDDAKSNVTVAVAPDLPSALRGADVVITVFQVGGVEAYAHDVLIPREYGIDQTVGDTLGPGGLFRGLRTVEALREVVEAMLEHCPNAWLLNYANPMSINCWATDLLGVKVVGLCHSVQGTAELLARELGVQLEEVTFRCAGVNHTAWFTTFARGDEDLIPRIREVMTARHVDRTMPLLPRSDDAYESIERVRTELMMLTGYFHTESSHHASEYWAWFRKTPELTEEYLDRRWDYLEVCRSVDADYTNEDVVSDARRHGPIHGGEFAAPIVDSLTTGTPRVVYGNVRNGSSIENLPADACVEVACVADSTGVRPTRYGTLPSACAALNEAQITVQRLAVEAAMNGDRDLVHAAVALDPLTSAVLTLPRIHEMVDRMLEAEAPWLPRFAGASALAR is encoded by the coding sequence ATGCCGGAGAACGCACCCAGGATCGTGATCGATGGCGCCGGTGGCTGGGTGTTTCCCGTCGAGCTGTCGCGTGACGTGCTCGCCTTCCCCGGATTAAGCCATGCGTCGCTTGTCCTCTACGACATCGACCCGCAGGCGGCGGAGCGAACCCGCGGTTTCGTGCAACAGATGATCGACGACGCGAAGTCGAATGTAACCGTCGCCGTCGCACCCGACCTTCCCAGTGCGCTTCGCGGTGCTGATGTCGTCATCACGGTGTTCCAGGTCGGCGGCGTCGAGGCCTACGCCCACGATGTACTCATCCCGCGCGAGTACGGGATCGACCAGACGGTCGGCGATACGCTCGGCCCGGGTGGCCTCTTCCGCGGCTTGCGAACCGTCGAAGCGCTGCGCGAGGTCGTCGAGGCGATGCTCGAGCATTGTCCGAACGCATGGCTGCTCAACTACGCGAACCCGATGTCGATCAACTGCTGGGCCACCGACCTCCTGGGGGTGAAGGTCGTCGGTCTGTGCCACAGCGTGCAGGGAACCGCCGAGCTGCTCGCCCGCGAACTCGGGGTCCAGCTCGAGGAGGTCACCTTCCGCTGCGCGGGCGTGAACCACACCGCGTGGTTCACGACGTTCGCTCGGGGCGACGAGGACTTGATCCCACGCATCCGTGAGGTGATGACGGCTCGCCACGTCGACCGGACGATGCCGCTCCTTCCCCGATCGGACGACGCCTACGAGAGCATCGAGCGGGTCCGTACGGAACTGATGATGCTCACCGGCTACTTCCACACCGAGTCGAGCCACCACGCGAGCGAGTACTGGGCGTGGTTCCGGAAGACGCCGGAGCTGACCGAGGAATACCTCGATCGGCGTTGGGACTATCTCGAGGTCTGCCGGAGCGTCGACGCCGACTACACGAACGAGGACGTGGTGAGCGACGCGCGCCGACACGGTCCGATCCACGGCGGAGAGTTCGCGGCTCCGATCGTCGACAGCCTCACCACCGGGACGCCGCGCGTCGTCTACGGCAACGTACGGAACGGATCGTCGATCGAGAACCTTCCGGCCGACGCCTGTGTCGAGGTGGCGTGCGTGGCCGACTCGACCGGCGTGCGCCCGACCCGGTACGGAACGTTGCCGTCGGCATGCGCCGCTTTGAACGAGGCGCAGATCACGGTTCAGCGACTCGCGGTCGAGGCCGCGATGAACGGCGATCGGGATCTGGTGCACGCCGCGGTGGCGCTCGATCCGTTGACGAGCGCCGTCCTGACGCTGCCGCGGATCCACGAGATGGTCGACCGGATGCTCGAGGCCGAGGCGCCATGGCTGCCGCGGTTCGCCGGCGCCTCCGCGCTCGCTCGGTGA
- a CDS encoding amidohydrolase family protein yields MAAAVRRRLRARSVNAGRRDLPLAEWRPEPKLVVPAHRVERSRFPAVDAHNHLGRWLSALVSDDAEAWTVPDVGALLELMDACNIRAIVNLDGRWGAELKANIDRYDGAHPGRFATFCHIDWSSAAASRDVGNAAAASLRESVREGARGIKIWKDLGLHVRDDRGELILPDDRRLTRLWDAAGDLDVPVFIHTADPVAFFDPVDERNERYEQLVAFPEWSFADPSFPRFERLIESLENLVSANPSTTFVGVHVGSYAENLSWVGRMLDTNSNFHVDIAARVAELGRQPRATRDLIVSHPDRVLFGIDEFPPERDNYEIYFRFLETRDEHFAHSTEEVPLMGRWAISGLDLPDDVLRKVYAENALRLVPGLGP; encoded by the coding sequence ATGGCTGCCGCGGTTCGCCGGCGCCTCCGCGCTCGCTCGGTGAACGCCGGGCGGCGGGACCTGCCTCTGGCTGAGTGGCGTCCCGAACCCAAGCTGGTCGTGCCGGCTCACCGGGTCGAGCGGTCCCGCTTTCCCGCCGTCGACGCGCACAACCATCTGGGCCGGTGGCTGTCGGCGTTGGTGAGCGACGACGCAGAAGCGTGGACGGTCCCCGACGTCGGCGCGCTGCTCGAGCTGATGGACGCCTGCAACATCCGCGCGATCGTGAACCTCGACGGCCGGTGGGGCGCGGAGCTGAAGGCGAACATCGACCGCTACGACGGAGCTCATCCCGGACGGTTCGCGACGTTTTGTCACATCGACTGGTCGTCGGCCGCAGCGTCGAGAGACGTCGGCAACGCCGCGGCTGCCTCCCTGCGCGAGAGCGTTCGGGAAGGAGCGAGAGGCATCAAGATCTGGAAGGACCTCGGCCTTCACGTACGCGACGACCGAGGCGAGCTGATCCTTCCCGACGACCGCCGGCTCACGCGGCTGTGGGATGCCGCCGGCGATCTCGATGTGCCGGTCTTCATCCACACCGCCGATCCGGTCGCGTTCTTCGATCCGGTCGACGAACGAAACGAGCGGTATGAGCAGCTCGTCGCGTTTCCCGAATGGTCCTTCGCCGATCCGTCGTTCCCGCGGTTCGAGCGACTGATCGAGTCGCTCGAGAATCTGGTCAGCGCGAATCCGTCGACGACGTTCGTCGGCGTGCACGTCGGCAGCTATGCCGAGAACCTCTCGTGGGTTGGACGGATGCTCGATACGAACTCGAACTTCCACGTCGACATCGCGGCGCGAGTGGCCGAGCTCGGACGACAGCCCAGGGCGACCCGAGATCTGATCGTTTCGCACCCCGACCGGGTGCTGTTCGGGATCGATGAGTTCCCGCCCGAACGCGACAACTACGAGATCTACTTCCGGTTCCTCGAGACGCGCGACGAGCACTTCGCACACTCGACGGAGGAGGTGCCGCTGATGGGGCGGTGGGCGATCAGCGGGTTGGACCTGCCGGACGACGTGCTCCGGAAGGTGTACGCGGAGAACGCGCTCCGCCTGGTGCCAGGCCTCGGCCCGTAG
- the ugpC gene encoding sn-glycerol-3-phosphate ABC transporter ATP-binding protein UgpC, which translates to MATITFEGVTKVYPGGTEAVSDLDLEIGDGEFMVLVGPSGCGKSTALKMVAGLEGISDGTVAIGDDIVNDLPPRDRDVAMVFQDYALYPHMTVFENLGFALKIRKVPKSAIEERVRQTAAILGIQDLLERRPKALSGGQRQRVAMGRAIVREPRAFLMDEPLSNLDAKLRVQMRAEIRRIQTELATTTIFVTHDQTEAMTMGDRVAVMKKGVLQQVDTPQALYDRPANLFVAGFIGSPAMNLVDAALMRRDGRVVARFGSTELAMEDAFVETHPQIKGYEGGRVVLGIRPETIEHEKFSALQPDGRRLNATVDLRESLGSDALVHFKVDAPPVVTEDTVELVKDVEDVDEIDEAVEDRASVFVAKIDARADARAGESVALVVDTSRVHVFDPKDGRAIA; encoded by the coding sequence GTGGCGACGATCACGTTCGAGGGCGTGACGAAGGTTTATCCGGGTGGAACCGAGGCCGTCAGCGACCTCGATCTGGAGATCGGTGACGGTGAGTTCATGGTTCTCGTGGGGCCGTCCGGCTGCGGCAAGAGCACCGCGCTCAAGATGGTCGCCGGTCTCGAAGGCATCTCCGACGGAACGGTGGCGATCGGCGACGACATCGTGAACGATCTGCCACCAAGGGACCGCGACGTCGCGATGGTCTTCCAGGACTACGCCCTCTACCCGCACATGACCGTGTTCGAGAACCTCGGCTTCGCCCTCAAGATCCGCAAGGTGCCGAAGAGTGCGATCGAGGAGCGCGTGCGCCAGACGGCCGCGATCCTCGGTATCCAGGACCTGCTCGAGCGCCGGCCAAAGGCGCTGTCCGGCGGTCAGCGCCAGCGCGTGGCGATGGGACGCGCGATCGTGCGCGAGCCGCGCGCGTTCCTGATGGACGAGCCGCTTTCGAACTTGGACGCGAAGCTCCGGGTCCAGATGCGCGCCGAGATCCGGCGGATCCAGACGGAGCTCGCCACGACGACGATCTTCGTCACCCATGACCAGACCGAGGCGATGACGATGGGCGACCGTGTCGCGGTGATGAAGAAGGGAGTCCTGCAGCAGGTCGACACGCCGCAGGCGTTGTACGACCGGCCGGCGAACCTCTTTGTCGCGGGCTTCATCGGTTCGCCTGCGATGAACCTGGTCGACGCCGCGCTCATGCGGAGGGACGGACGCGTCGTTGCTCGTTTCGGGTCGACGGAGCTCGCGATGGAGGATGCGTTCGTCGAGACTCACCCCCAGATCAAAGGGTACGAAGGCGGGCGCGTCGTCCTCGGGATCCGCCCCGAGACGATCGAACACGAGAAGTTCTCCGCGCTTCAGCCCGACGGACGCCGGCTCAACGCGACCGTCGACCTACGGGAATCCCTGGGGTCGGATGCGCTCGTGCACTTCAAGGTCGACGCGCCACCGGTAGTAACCGAGGACACGGTCGAGCTCGTGAAGGATGTTGAGGACGTCGACGAGATCGACGAGGCAGTCGAGGATCGCGCGTCGGTGTTCGTCGCGAAGATCGACGCTCGCGCCGACGCCCGGGCAGGTGAGTCGGTGGCGCTCGTCGTCGATACGTCGCGAGTGCACGTCTTCGACCCGAAGGACGGTCGGGCAATCGCTTGA